In Bradyrhizobium sp. 200, the sequence CATCGTATAGTAGCTGCAATCATAATAAGCGCCGCCTCTCCAGGGGACGACGTGCATGCAAACGGGAAAAGCCGGGTCATATGTCTGAGCTCGGGCTTGCCCTGCTGCGAGGGCTACACCCGCCGTCAGAATCGCGAAAGCCAAAGTGCGCATCGGAATTTCCTCGCAGTCGGTACAACAATCGTGCACTTGGACAGTGGGCAATATTGATCAAAGTATCAATTCACATTCTGAGGCTCACATTCTGAGGCGCGCTTGCTTCAGCCTGCTTGATTGTCAGTAGCACCACCGCAATCGCTGGCGCGCCACCTCCTCAGGTGCGGACTTCCACATTGCCGCCGCTGCCATTGCGGTCGCATGACTCCGTCTTCTCTGCCGCAGAAGCCTCGATGATATCTTTGGCACATCACCATACACTCCATCTTTTCTCTCCTAGATACTCCATCTTTTCTCTCCTAGATAAAGTGTTGCATCGACCGACCACCATCCCATAGATGACAGTTTCAATCGGGGCACTTTCCGGACACGATGGCCTCCGCCGAGTAGCAACCCCACTGACGTTCGTGGCCGGTAAGCGGCCGGCCTGTAGACGACAGCCCCGCACGGGACGGCGTTTGATAACGCCTGACAATAGCTTGCCTTGCTTCCGGAACTTGCCTTGCTTGCGGCCTGTCGCGGCTGGCCACCGGCTTGTTGGCGCGGCGCTTCTCGCATTCATTGTCGTCGTTGAGGAACGTGCCCGCCGCACATGTGATCCTGGTGCAGCGTTCGCCCTCGGCCTTGAAGCCGTGCTCGCAGACCAGCGGGCACACCCGTGACGACTTCAGCTTGATCGTATCGAGCGCATCGACGCTGGCGACCTTGGTGTCGAGCCTGGTCCCGGCGTGGCGGTTGAACAGCGTCAGCGACCGCTGCGAGGCGTTATTCCAGTTGCCATCGGCGTTGCCGGTCAGGCAGCCGACGCGGCGCAGTTCGGCCTGCACCGATTTGGTGACGTCGGCCTGCGGCGGCCCCGCGGCGAGGGCAGCAACGTTCACGGCGTTGTCAGCGGCAGCGGGCGCCGGAGTGGACGCCTTGTCGGCGGCGGCGCTTTCGGCGGCGACGCGCTTCTGCTCGGCCGCGGCCGCCTGCTCCTGCGCCACCTGCTTGGCCTTCTCGGCCGCAAGGCGCGCCTGCTCGGCAGCCCTGGCTTCGGCCTCGGCCTTGGCCTGCTGCGACTTCCGGGCGCCCTCGGCGGCGAGCCGCGCCCGCTCCTGTTCGGCCAACCGCGCTTTTTCGGTCGCCGCGACGCGCGCCTCCTCGGCGGCGATCTTGTCGAGCTGCAGCTTGGCAAGGCTGGCGTAGAAACCATCGGGATATTGCCCGAGGAAGGCGTTGAGCGCGCTTCGGTTGCCGATCTGCAGCGCCAGCTCGTAATCGCGGCGGGCTTCGGCCTGCGCGCTGGGCGCGGGCGTCGCAGCAGCAGCCGGCGCCGGACGGGGCGCCGGCACCAGCGGCACGTCTTCGCCGCCGAGCGAACCATAGACAAACGGTTCCTGGCGGTTGCCGGTGGTCTTGAGCACCTCATCGCGCACGAAGCCGAAGGCGCGGCGCACGTCGAGACCAGGCTTGGTCAGATGATGCGACAGCGCCGTCGTGAACGGGCTGTTCTTGCCGTCGTCGCCGTCGGCGGCCGTGGAACCGGCCTTGGCCGAATAGGCGATCAGGACGTTCGGGCTGGTCGGCTCGACCTTGGCGAGACCCTGCCCGATCGCGCGCGAAGCGATGGTGCGCTTCATGGTCCGGGCGAACGGATTGTCGCGGCAGGCGTCGAGAATCACCAGCCGCAGCTTTCTGGCCGGCTCGATCGCGATCAGGATGCGGTCGAGCGAGAGGCCTTCGTCATAGATGTCGGTGTCGCGTTCCAGCCGCGCATCGACCGGAATGAGATAATTGGCGCCGTCGACCTCGATGCCATGGCCGGCATAGTAGACGACGGCGATGTCGGCATCGCGGGCGCGGTCGGCGAAGTCGCGCAGCGCGCGACGGGTTTCGGCCGCGGCCAGGTCGCGGCGGGAATCGACGACGTCGAAGCCGGCGTCTTTCAGCGTCGCCGCGATCCTGCCGCTGTCGTTAACCGGATTGGCCAGCGGTGCGACATTCTGGTAGGCGGAATTGCCGAGCACCAGCGC encodes:
- a CDS encoding caspase family protein, which codes for MSGSQKLFRWAVAAAAFLLAGGPAFAEKRVALVLGNSAYQNVAPLANPVNDSGRIAATLKDAGFDVVDSRRDLAAAETRRALRDFADRARDADIAVVYYAGHGIEVDGANYLIPVDARLERDTDIYDEGLSLDRILIAIEPARKLRLVILDACRDNPFARTMKRTIASRAIGQGLAKVEPTSPNVLIAYSAKAGSTAADGDDGKNSPFTTALSHHLTKPGLDVRRAFGFVRDEVLKTTGNRQEPFVYGSLGGEDVPLVPAPRPAPAAAATPAPSAQAEARRDYELALQIGNRSALNAFLGQYPDGFYASLAKLQLDKIAAEEARVAATEKARLAEQERARLAAEGARKSQQAKAEAEARAAEQARLAAEKAKQVAQEQAAAAEQKRVAAESAAADKASTPAPAAADNAVNVAALAAGPPQADVTKSVQAELRRVGCLTGNADGNWNNASQRSLTLFNRHAGTRLDTKVASVDALDTIKLKSSRVCPLVCEHGFKAEGERCTRITCAAGTFLNDDNECEKRRANKPVASRDRPQARQVPEARQAIVRRYQTPSRAGLSSTGRPLTGHERQWGCYSAEAIVSGKCPD